A portion of the Streptococcus urinalis 2285-97 genome contains these proteins:
- a CDS encoding helix-turn-helix domain-containing protein: MDIGKKLKSARKDNHLTQEEVSELIQVSRQTISNWENGKSYPDVISVIILSDLYHVSLDVLLKEDVEMIQHIEESTNIVKSNKKLMLAILLEIIIFLILIVIASFFETNILLITGTFTLATLATAFLLYQIVKRI; the protein is encoded by the coding sequence CAGCTAGAAAAGATAATCACTTAACGCAAGAAGAAGTCTCCGAACTAATTCAGGTCTCTAGACAAACTATCTCAAATTGGGAAAATGGGAAATCCTATCCTGATGTGATTAGTGTTATTATTCTATCTGATTTATACCATGTAAGCCTGGATGTATTGTTGAAGGAGGATGTGGAAATGATTCAACATATTGAAGAAAGTACAAATATTGTTAAGAGCAATAAAAAATTAATGTTAGCCATTCTTCTAGAGATTATCATCTTTTTAATTTTGATAGTTATTGCTAGCTTTTTTGAAACCAACATATTACTCATTACAGGAACATTTACTTTGGCAACACTTGCTACTGCATTTCTTTTGTACCAAATTGTTAAAAGGATTTAA
- a CDS encoding helix-turn-helix domain-containing protein, which produces MSIFSDKLTKYRKEQGFTQQEVADKIGINRGSYSNWENGKREPTLENVVKLAKLFKTTTDELLGQTIYSKVDLLRFLDDFDVSDIKNFEKEDVDKLKFAIMFEMTRNKVNALNLKDDLILKYKLDKDEREILNTVFSEVEDELLDLIRHSK; this is translated from the coding sequence ATGTCGATATTCTCAGATAAATTAACCAAATATAGAAAAGAGCAAGGATTTACTCAACAAGAGGTTGCTGATAAGATTGGTATTAATAGAGGATCATATTCAAATTGGGAAAATGGGAAAAGAGAACCAACTCTAGAAAATGTCGTTAAGCTTGCCAAGCTATTTAAAACTACTACAGATGAGTTATTAGGACAAACTATATATTCGAAAGTAGATTTACTGAGATTTTTAGACGATTTTGATGTAAGCGACATCAAAAATTTTGAAAAAGAAGATGTAGATAAATTAAAATTTGCAATTATGTTTGAAATGACAAGAAACAAAGTAAATGCACTTAACTTAAAAGATGACCTTATTTTAAAATATAAACTTGATAAAGATGAAAGAGAAATTCTTAATACTGTTTTTAGTGAAGTAGAAGATGAGCTACTTGATTTAATTAGGCATTCAAAATAA